A genome region from Cyprinus carpio isolate SPL01 chromosome B23, ASM1834038v1, whole genome shotgun sequence includes the following:
- the LOC109094142 gene encoding proteasomal ubiquitin receptor ADRM1-like — MSSGALFPSLASGSRGSSSKYLVEFRAGKMTLKGSTVTPDKRKGLVYIQQTDDSLIHFCWKDRSTGTVEDDLIIFPDDCEFKRVNQCTTGRVFVLKFKAGSKRLFFWLQEPKTDKDDEYCRKVNEYLNNPPIPGTLGSGGGSSHELSALGGEGGLQSLLGNMSHNQLMQLIGPTGLGGLGGLGALTGPGLASLLGSGVPATSSSSSSSRSQSTAAATPSSTSAPVRLGSSQVPSTPVTPSATVTASPAPAPTPSTPAGPALSAGATSPSQPIQLSDLQSILATMNVPTAGQGVDLASVLTPEVMAPILANAEVQQRLLPYLPSGESLPQSTEELQNTHTSPQFQQAMSMFSSALASGQLGPLMNQFGLPTEAVEAANKGDVEAFAKAMEGEGKSNEGGDKKDDEEDMSLD; from the exons ATGTCGTCTGGAGCTCTGTTCCCTAGCTTGGCGTCCGGATCCCGGGGCTCATCCAGCAAATACCTGGTAGAGTTCCGTGCTGGAAAAATGACCCTGAAGGGCAGCACCGTGACTCCGGATAAGCGCAAAGGACTTGTGTACATTCAGCAGACAGACGATTCGCTCATCCACTTCTGCTGGAAGGACAGATCTACGGGGACTGTGGAGGAT GACCTGATCATTTTTCCCGATGATTGCGAGTTCAAGAGGGTCAATCAGTGCACTACAGGCCGTGTTTTTGTGCTTAAGTTTAAAGCTGGCTCCAAAAGACTCTTCTTTTGGTTGCAG GAGCCTAAGACGGATAAAGATGATGAGTACTGCAGGAAAGTGAATGAATACCTCAACAACCCACCAATACCTGGCACTCTGGGGAGTGGAGGCGGCAGCAGCCATGAGCTGTCTGCTCTTGGAG GTGAAGGTGGCCTTCAGAGTCTTCTTGGTAATATGAGTCACAACCAGCTAATGCAACTCATAGGACCAACTGGACTCGGTGGACTAG GGGGTCTAGGGGCTCTGACAGGACCAGGTCTGGCCAGCCTGCTAGGAAGTGGAGTTCCAGCTACTAGCAGCTCATCTTCCAG CTCTCGTAGTCAGTCCACTGCCGCCGCCACTCCATCATCCACCTCAGCCCCCGTGCGCCTCGGCTCCTCCCAGGTTCCAAGCACACCCGTAACTCCATCTGCAACAGTCACAGCCTCACCCGCACCCGCACCCACCCCCAGTACACCTGCAGGCCCTGCTCTCTCTGCTGGAGCCACCAGCCCATCTCAGCCCATTCAACTGAGTGACCTGCAGAGCATCTTAGCTACAATGAACGTGCCTACAGCAGGACAAGGAG TGGACCTTGCAAGTGTTTTGACCCCTGAGGTCATGGCCCCAATTCTCGCTAATGCAGAAGTGCAGCAGAGGCTCCTGCCGTACCTCCCATCTGGAGAATCCCTTCCTCAAAGCACAGAAGAACTTCAAAACACTCACACCTCACCGCAGTTTCAGCAG GCTATGAGTATGTTCAGCAGTGCACTGGCATCAGGGCAGTTGGGACCTTTGATGAATCAGTTTGGATTACCTACAGAAGCCGTAGAGGCGGCCAATAAAGGAG atgtggAAGCATTTGCCAAGGCCATGGAAGGTGAAGGCAAGTCGAATGAAGGAGGAGACAAGAAAGATGATGAGGAGGACATGAGTTTAGATTAG
- the LOC109094139 gene encoding oxysterol-binding protein-related protein 2-like gives MNSEEEFYDAETGLESDDSCEVSFKDACVYESKQTVNGKVPSENGVWERRTTLPAPMFSRNDFSVWGFLKKCIGMELSKITMPIVFNEPLSFLQRITEYMEHTYLIHKACTLSDSIERMQLVAAFAISAVASQWDRTGKPFNPLLGETFELTRDEEGYRMISEQVSHHPPISAFYSESLNQDFSFHGSIYPKLKFWGKSVEAEPKGTMTLELSKHREAYTWTNPMCCVHNVILGKLWIEQYGTVEIVNHSTGDKCVLNFKPCGMFGKELHRVEGHIQDKSKKKHQVIYGKWTECVYSIEPKVYEANKKAEKKSGGDSKKHKQEQSTGGDDADEMPDVQETVTMIPGSTLLWRVAPRPPNSTQMYNFTNFAMTLNELEPGMIGVIAPTDCRLRPDIRAMENGDIDTASREKERLEEKQRAARRERAKDEEEWSTRWFQQGKNPYTGASDWIYKGGYFDRRYPHLPDIY, from the exons ATGAACAGCGAGGAAGAGTTCTATGATGCTGAGACAG GTTTAGAATCAGACGACTCGTGTGAAGTCAGCTTTAAAGATGCCTGTGTCTATGAGAGCAAGCAGACGGTGAATGGCAAGGTGCCATCTGAAAATGGAGTATGGGAGAGGCG gACTACTCTGCCAGCGCCCATGTTCTCCAGAAATGATTTTAGTGTATGGGGCTTTCTGAAGAAATGCATTGGAATG GAGCTGTCCAAGATAACAATGCCTATTGTTTTCAACGAACCGCTGAGCTTCTTGCAGAGGATTACAGAGTACATGGAACATACATACCTCATTCATAAAGCTTGTACACTTTCTGATTCTATAGAGCGGATGCAG CTTGTTGCCGCATTCGCCATTTCTGCTGTTGCATCACAATGGGACAGAACTGGGAAACCTTTTAACCCTTTATTAGGAGAGACTTTTGAACTTACAAG GGATGAAGAGGGTTACCGCATGATCTCAGAACAGGTGAGCCACCATCCACCAATCAGCGCCTTCTATTCAGAGTCACTCAATCAGGACTTCTCATTTCACGGCTCCATCTACCCTAAACTGAAATTCTGGGGGAAGAGTGTGGAGGCAGAGCCTAAAGGCACTATGACACTTGAGCTCTCCAA acacagaGAAGCTTACACATGGACGAACCCTATGTGCTGTGTGCATAACGTTATTCTGGGTAAACTGTGGATTGAGCAGTATGGGACAGTGGAGATTGTCAACCACAG CACTGGGGACAAGTGTGTGCTGAATTTTAAGCCATGCGGCATGTTTGGCAAAGAGCTGCATAGGGTAGAGGGACATATCCAGGACAAGAG TAAAAAGAAGCATCAGGTTATCTATGGGAAGTGGACTGAGTGCGTGTATAGCATTGAGCCAAAAGTCTACGAAGCCAACAAGAAAGCAGAGAAGAAAAGCGGAGGAGATTCCAAGAAACACAAGCAG GAGCAGAGTACAGGGGGTGATGATGCAGATGAAATGCCAGATGTTCAGGAGACAGTCACTATGATCCCAGGCAGTACGCTGCTATGGAGAGTAGCCCCTCGACCGCCAAACTCAACACAG ATGTATAATTTTACCAACTTTGCCATGACGCTTAATGAGCTGGAGCCTGGCATGATTGGAGTCATTGCACCGACAGACTGTCGCTTGCGACCTGACATCAGAGCTATGGAGAATGGGGATATTG ATACTGCAAGTCGTGAGAAGGAGAGATTGGAAGAGAAGCAGAGAGCTGCCAGAAGAGAGCGTGCTAAAGACGAGGAAGAATGGTCTACGAG ATGGTTCCAGCAGGGCAAGAATCCTTACACTGGAGCTTCAGACTGGATCTACAAGGGTGGTTATTTTGACAGGAGATATCCTCACCTTCCAGACATCTACTGA